The genomic region aactaatggaggtagcaaataaggtctatatgaacagggatacagaaagtaagaaagaggaagagcgcaagatgcgtaaaaaggctgatatgctagcggtagcgatcgcaggcgtagataaacggggcccagatagaggcaataatagatggagtagggagcctttgagtagggatcaatgcgcgtattgcaaggaagaagggcattggaggaacgaatgtccgcaaagagagcagtacgagagagaccaacccagggcaggctacggaaactttagaggtagagcgagaggtagaggaggccccggagggagtaatggttatagagggagtaatgggaacagaggaagtgttagggaagacaggtatattccagcagcgcaaaggtcccgcgatagagaaggtagggactttgtaggattggctgacactgtcatggaggactattgataccgaccgggctccatcccccttggtcgagcggagcctatggtcgatgtatcaataggggggaaaaggagtgcgttcatgatcgacactggtgctgaacattcagtggtgactaatctagttgctcctccatctggaaggactattactgtgataggagcaactggaagaagtgctgaaaaaccggttcttaaaagtcgactctgtacattgggaggccacgtagtaaaacaccaattcctttatatgcctgaatgtccagtccaattgctgggacgtgatatgctatcaaaattacaagcgcagattacgttcctaccaaatggaacaacatccttaaagtttaatggaccttcaggtattatgactttatccgtaccaaaggaagaagagtggcgactttatacagtgttgactagccaaaaccctaggagtgatgagacattgtttaacataccaggagtttgggcagagaacaacccaccaggactggcccgcaatattccaccaataaaaattgaactgaaacatggggtttatccagtgagcctaagacaatatcacattccgcagaaggctaagaagaacatccaatcctatctggataagttcatacggtatggtatcctaaaattctgtacttccccctggaacaccccattgctgcctgttcaaaagcccggtacagatgagtatcgacctgtgcaggacttaagagcagtcaatgatgcggttgttagtatacatccagttgtacccaatccatataacctgcttgctttaattccgggcggggctacttacttcacagtcttagatctcaaagatgccttcttttgcctccgaattgccgcagaaagccaatgtattttcgctttccaatgggagaacgctgtaacgggctcaaaacgccaaatgacttggacaagactgccccaagggtttaaaaattcacctaccctatttggttcagctctaagtcaagatctactggatttcgagtctatcccaggagaatgtgtattgttacaatatgtagatgacttgttgatagcagcagttacaaaagaaaaatgtcagcaagcaacgcacgatctactacatattctctggaaggcaggatacaaggtgtccaggaagaaggctcagttgtgtttgccaactgtcaagtatctgggattccatatctctgaaggtcaaaggattatggggccagagagaaaagaagctgtctgccaaataccaatacccaagaatagaagacaagtgcgagaattcttgggggcagcaggcttctgtaggatatggattcccagctatgcgatactggcaaaacctctgtacgcagctatcaaaggtacagagcacgaccccttcttatggacccaagaacagcaaacggcatttgaagatgtgaagaaggctttgatgagtgccccagcattaggtctacctgatcacacacgaccattctacttatatgtacacgagcaaagaagaatggctgtgggagtattgacacagtacttgggatcatggcaaagacctgttgcctacatgtctaagcaactggatgcagtggccagcggacttccaccttgtctaagagccgtagctgcagccgccctgctagtagctgaagccgataaactcactctgggtcaagaactttatgtacgagtcccacatgcagtacagacgttgttggattacaaaggaaatcattggtttagtaacagccgtatgaccaagtatcaagcaatgttgtgtgaaaacccaagagtgcatttagagactgtaaacaccttaaatccagctacccttttgccgcaacctactgaaagtcaacatgattgtttggaagtaatggatgaagtattttcaagtagaccagatcttcgtgattttcccatccagaaccccgatgttcaatattacaccgacggcagtagttatgtgaaagaagggatccgctatgcaggatatgcagtgacaacaatagaccaggtgatagaagctcggccactggcgaaaggaacatcagcacaaaaggcagaattaatagcactaacacgagcgttacaattggctgaaggtttaagagtaaatatctatacggactctaagtatgcgtttttaaccactcatgcccacggagctttgtataaagaaagaggactactgaattcagaaggcaaagaaatcaagtacgcagctgaaatcctacaactattggaagcagtgtgggagccgaaagaagtcggtatcatacattgtcgagcgcatctgagaggagatggtgatgtaaccaagggaaatcggatggcagatagtgcagctaagcgtgctgctgaatcaggaagacaggagtatgtggggcatatagctgctcttataccaactccactgtcccaatggactccagtttatacagctcaagaagaggagtggttaaagactgaaccgggaaagtatttggagaacaagtggtatcagctagaagatggaagaatagtcataccagcatcactagcggtagaaattgtccaaaattatcacaacgggacacattctgggagagacagtactgaagaatctctcagaaaacatttctacataccaagattgtccaacttgactcaggccattgtacgcagatgtgtaacgtgtgctaagaataatgcaagacaaggaccagtaaagccaccaggagttcagtttatggggggactccccatgtccgatctacaaatagactttacagtgatgcctaagtcgggtggacatcgttacctgctggtaattgtgtgcacctattcaggctgggtagaagcatgtcctactcgtacagagaaagcaggagaagttgtgagattcctgctacgagaaataataccccgatatggactaccctgttctataggatcggacaatggtccagcttttgttcatcagtgcctacaacaactgactcatatgcttggtataaagtggaggcttcatactgcatatagaccccagagttctggtaaggtagagagaatgaatagaactataaagaaccagttggctaaaatgtgtcaggaaacccaacttaagtggaacgttctcttacccatagctttattgcgaatccgcagtacccctaccagaaggatgggcctctctccttttgaaatcatgtatgggcgaccacctcccgtacttggtaacttaaggggggacttgagtcagttgggagaaggaattactcggcagcaggttgtagagttgggtaagactatggaggaggtacagaaatgggtacaagatagattaccggtgaatatttatccccctgttcatagttatcatccaggagatcaagtgtggattaaagagtggaataatgtaccgttagggcccaagtggagaggtccttatgttgttcttttgtctacccctacagcgataaaagtagcagaagtgactccgtggatacatcactccagggttaaaccagcagcagtcgattcttggcaagttacagcagatccagagaatccctgcaagatccggttaaaacgcactactcagtcggagtaacgaggaattattgtggattacaaattttattgttacaggtgtgagtgagaaggccataataaagcctgtccgcttaccaacacatagtgtataagccaggaaagtctcgaagggacacctgtgaagacgagcagaactccattccctgcagccctcacatcctggaagctgaggttccatcgcacggacgaagactgaggatgacggcgaaagatgtgcttttgattgtgtttatttatatgtgtttttatattcaggaaggtagaggtaccgacactcctagctgtgaggtatgcattaagactacgagaacaggtaaccatatttcccaaaccctaatttggcattcacaatacgaatgtaaaggagaggtatcaagatgtagatacctaaatatagactatagtgtgtgccatttaggagtaggagaacctaagtgcttcagtccagagtatcaacctcgtacaatttggttgactctcaggaatggagatcctcaggggaccctaattaataaaacggtgttagaatccgtacattcttcgggtgttctgctatttgatgcgtgtaaagcgatatcgagtggtagaaagccgtggaatgtatgtggggatcttagatgggagaggacgtatgggtctaatgataaatatatttgtcccagtagtaaaaataaatatgtaagtcctagatgcccaaatagagattataacttttgcccatattggtcttgtgtggggtgggcgacttggggacagacagtagataaagacatgatagtgactaagttgccgactagcccttattgtaagtctatggaatgcaacccagtccatatacttattaataaccccgacaagttcctagataagtatggaaatttatttgggtttcagatatacgggacgggtttagatcctgggacattattgtttataggaatagagactgatacggtatcctcccagactcatcaagtataccattccttttacgaagagatgagtatagataataagatcccccataacgctaaaaacctgttcatcgatttagctgaaagtattgccggtagtcttaatgttaccaactgctatgtgtgtggaggtactaacatgggagaccaatggccttgggaagcaaaggaggtaatgtccggttctgaggcagttgaccaactaatatctacacaagccgattatcatttgagtgttagaggtaaatctgagtggagattaaagacctccatcataggttatgtttgcatagcaaggaaaggaataatgtataatacttctgtaggagaattaacttgtctagggcaaaaagcttatgatgatgatacaaagaatacaacttggtggtcggcttcaaatgtctcagaaccatctaacccgtttgctagatatgccagtttaaaggatgtgtggtttgatttatccatcacatctacctggagagccccagcaaatttgtactggatctgtggtaagaaagcctattcggagctgccacaggactgggaaggggcatgtgtgttgggtatgctcaaaccatccttcttcttgttaccgattgaaacaggtgagactttaggtgttaaagtgtatgatgtgaatcataggaagaaaaggggacccttagagataggcacctgggaagataatgaatggcctccccagcgtatcatagattattatgggccagccacgtgggctgaggatggtacctttggttatagaacccctatttatatgctcaaccgtattataagattacaggcggtggttgagattatcacaaatgagacatcacaagcgctcaatcttctagcgaagcataataccaggatgaggacagcagtgtaccaaaatagattagccttggattaccttttggcagtagagggaggtgtatgtgggaagtttaacctgagcaattgctgtcttcaaatagatgacgaagggcaagcaatagctgagcttactagccatatggttaaactagtgcatgtgcctactcaggtatggaaagggtacaatccaagtagttggtttggtagctggtatgagtggtttggagggcttaaggcagtggtaggtggagtcctactgattttactgttgtgtctactcctaccgtgtcttatacccttagtagttaggtctgtgcaaagcctgataggaagtatagcagagaggaaggctgctgcacagataatggcgatatataagtataaggctctagatcaaggagaaccaatgcaggaagatgagtgttaaaagattcacatcataagataagtctggtctggttcatggtaacctgaggtatatgcaaaccaaggttaagtgatgcctcaagtaattgtgaaatatcagaggcatcaaaggggggaatgtgatgtaattccagtaaaatacaagtttagcaggctaagattgccacaaggcatatgtatgtatatgtgtttgtagtatcagttagttaattacacgtagctaagatactgttatcactgtactgaccaggtgcaggaatgtaagaactggaattacgcgtccctctcctttgtatcagatgagccacgtggttagaccggatggatgagtttagactctattcattaaataggttaagggtatgtgtgggtgtagttaattgtgggaggagctacagtgctatataaggaatgtactctatgtattcagtactcagactttgctgtattttggtgacgctagtccctctgagtcccgatcggtgatccaataaagaatctcttccttcctgaagaaacctgtgtccatctctctgtgcttggcttccgtcagtttctccggtatcattatagCTCAGTATACCCAAATAGACATGACTGGCTGGGGTCTGGATAACTCATTATAATCAGAGCCAGGGGTGACAAGTATAGTAatgttatattataaagggttgggTGGGTCTGGCTCACAGAGGGGGGTTTATAAATCCCATCAACAACGATTTAAATAAACATGAACACTACAGAGTCACACTCAGTGCAGCCCTGTCTGACAAAACTGTGTATTTTAAAGGGGCCTCCAGCTCTATGCATGACCTAGCAAACATATTCCTGTTTTACGTTTCGGATATTTATATGGCAATGCTGCGTGCCGAACTCAATCGATAGGAAGCCACAACCAATTAAAACATTGTCTTTTTTTCATAACCAGAGGGTGCCAGCCGCCCTGGTGACTTCCGCCAACCCCAAGATGTCTGCCGTAAGTCCTACTCACCTTACAGCGCGCATGTGACGCCATCAAAGCGCGTCACGAATGGCAGCTTGGAGACTCCTAACAGCAACGAGTGTGGAGTGAATAGTGCAGGCGGTGCGGTTAGCGGGGTGTCGGTGGTTCGGATGATAAAATATTTATTGTCACAGATACGAAGGGAAACGTCTGTTTACACCTAGTGCTGGTTGTTGCTGCTATACAAGAAAGTCTTCTCCCCTGCAGGTGTTGCTTATGTACCATCACCCTAATCCTTGGAGATGAGCACACAAGTGAGTCTGCTGATTAATATCCATTTGCTATTTGTGCTGGATAATTGTCTTTATTTGGtgtgtaataatttttttcttcattctttTATCCCTGTAGTATAGCATCCTCTTCAAGCAAGAGCAAGGTGAGTGAACCAATATATATGAACTATTTTATATCTAATACATTTATGAATATTGCCGTGAGCGCATAATAAATGCAGCagaatcaaatgttttttttttcaaattacttAAAAGAACACTGGCGTTAGTATGTATTCCTAATACTGTAGTGCCCTAGTCGTTGTTTAGGTGCCCATGCAAGAGCTGCCAAGGTTTTAAAAAGCTAGGTTATTTATCTTTTCTCTCTCTCAGCGCTGCTCTCTAACCTAAAGCTCCCACTATTTGACTGAGATCACCCACATCAATCatcacagccaatccaatgttttaccATAGAAAAGcgttgggaggctagtgtgcatgcgcagTAAAACACTATGCTGTGCCAATCAGTATCTCTAAGATTATCTAATTTTTGCCTACTTTTTGTTTGCTATATCACAGAAGGGCCATTAGTAGCTGTCAGTATGACCGCGTTCCTtttaaagtaccactataggcacccagaccacttcaggttaatgaaggggtctgggtgcctggtccatctagtaatcctagatggaccaggcacccagaccccttcattaaactgaagtggtctgggtgcctatagtggtcctttaaaggaacgtTGTCATACTGACAGCTACTAATGGCCCTTCTGTGATATAGCAGACTATAGcagttttttactgtaaacatagcagtttcagagaaactgctatgtttacctacgGGTtattcaatgagacagccattcGAGGcgattccgcgcttctcactgtgatttttcacagtgagaagacgccagcgtccataggaaagcattgagaatgctttcctatgagtctggctgaatgcgcgcgcggctcttgccgcgcatgcgcattcagccgatgacatcagaaaagggaggagagtcccagcgcagagggagcctggcgctggagaaaggtaagggattaaccccttcctcccccttcatcccggcgggaatgggaccctgagggtgggggcaccctgagggcactatagtgccaggaaaacgagtttttttcctggcactatagtgttcctttaacaaaatataacattttaaagggtctctctaggcaccaaaacaatattagattaataaagcagttttggtgtatagatcatgtccctccaATTCTTAGTGCTCATTTCTCTTTCATTTAGCAGGCAAATCAATGTGTTCATGGGTGTAATtgttcaaaggacactatagtcaccagaagaactacaaattattgcatttgttctggtgagtagaatcattcccttaaggcttttgctgtaaacactgcttatTTAAGagagaatgcagtgtttacattacagcctagtgataactccaccggtcacttctcagatggctgctaaaggtgCTTACTGGGAGAGTACtgaacagtgagcagcactgccattcaatgtctccaccctttgcatgcaGGTACTGAACaggtgggctagatggtggttttaacactatagggtcaggaatacatgtttgtgttcctttcaaTTAACAGCGAAGacaagaacttctaaagtaaacaccttGTGCTGTTGGATCTGGCTAAGGCAGCAGAAATAGAAACAAAAGgaatttaaaggacaactgtcacctcaaacctgttttttgttaaatgcagtatatgtaatataatgAGAAAAACGTATCCCTACCTTTTAATATATGACCGGACCCTTCAGCCATGTACATGCATCAGTCACAATCCGATATCAAGACACACTGCAACTATTACTCACAAGTCATGTATATACTGGAGTTGCCTGTTGCTCCAGATTTTGCTGTATATATGATAATTTTGTTACACAGCGTTTTGTGGAACACATATGGCTCAATCCACTATctctttttaaaattttgtttgcACAGTACAACCAGAAGCACActttttaaatatcctttatttCAACCTTGTAGCCCATGAAGATGCCATATGGTCAGTAGGCTGGGGCAAGAATGCAAATGATGGCTCGGAGTTGGTGATCAGTGGTTCTCTGGACGACCTAGTTAAAGTCTGGAAATGGTGAGATCATTGTGGTGGATTGTGTCTCGTcatttaatttctttttgtttttctataaaGCTTGCAGATGGGCCTTGGTGGTATTCTACACAAAAAGAACACGCTATGTTGTAGGTCACACTGTCATAAACACAGCTGAGCCCTAACAGCACTGAGTTAGCCGCTTTTGATTCAAAACCTGGCTGCAGAAAGATAAACTACAAACAGGTAGTTTCAAACTGAATTTAatctttaaggccaaagtagctgaactgaaagcataagtaatttagagaatttttccaattcaactatttccaccttaagtttaaaattaattttagtgaataaccattcaAATGTTAGATGTAACCCATCATATTGTTATTAAAGGAAAAACTCCagacagcttgctgaagtgccttatgtgtctggagtctgtcattCTTACTACATTTTATAAAAGAGCCAATTTTAATAGAATTCATCAGTTTTATAATTGGGGGCAGAAATGCCTCCATGGCTGTCACCCAGAAAGGAGGAGCCCAGGAGATTTTGTTTTCCGCGGAGCCATCTTGTCAACGATctgtactacagctcattgagaagcagtGCAAAGACATGATCACAGGCTACAGGCAGAAGGTCTGTAGCTTTTctaagctatttttgttttcatgtaaCCCAAAAGAAAGCATGCAGaagaaaatacatgcatgttttctttgggagtatatctactagtaaacggtttaaaaaaaaccaaaaaaaaaaaccacacaaaatggttttaatggagtgttcctttaactccaaTAGAGAGCAGGCAATTAGAAACTacctaaaattaaagggacacaaaaggcacccagaccacttcttctcattgaagtggtctgggtgcagtgtcccaggtcccttaatccTGCatagctaattattgcagtttttaagaaactgcaataattagcttgttgggttaactccacctctagtgtctgtctaccagaCCGCCACTAGGAGAGACTTTCTGGCCGGTAGGCGATTTTTGACCTAACTGACGctagacatcctcacgctatgcatgaggatgtccaggatCTCTCGAATCccattaggaaagcattgtataatgatttcctatggggaaaatcctaATGGattgatgtcggcgggggaggagcaaaagctatagtgccaggcaaacaGTTGTTTTTCAAAcaactgttttcctgacactatagtttccctttaagttttaaaTCTGGTTGGGGCCAGGCATAACACAAGGGCCTGTTTCATCTcagattttaaaaatatgaaacaGGTCTTATGGGAATATGTGTTGAATGACAATAGATCATAAAAGGTTGATATTGTGAATATTTTATTAGAAATGTTTAGAAATCCtgttcttaaaagaacactccattacaaaaaatactatttagtagatataccccaataaacgtgcatttatttttttctgcaatttttgaatttttttttatttattttatttgcatctgaaaacagcttgcaaaagatgcagatctcttgtctgctccctttgcaagctctccccatATTTCCTGGCACAGAATTTCAGTCttgagaagcctttgattttAAATCTTGGGAGACGGGGATGCAGGGGTAAAATGAGTCCTGTGGTCGCATGTGAGCCCTCTGACACATTGTGAGTTTTGGGAGAAGGCCGTTTCCATCAGCCCTAATGGAATCGGAAGTAATATCCCTGTCTGTCTGACATCAAGAGAGGCATTTCTGCagtgatttataaaagtgcaagtTTCAAATAAAACTCTGCAGTCTTATAAACTAAACTAATTTAGTAATTCCTGAAAACTAGAGCATATCTTGGTGTTTATGTAGTATCGCCAGAATGTGTTTAAAAGGAGAGTGAACTACATCCTGAAGTCTCCCATTAATTAAACTGAAGTGCTCTATGTGTTTAGAGTGGTCATTTTAAAGGGGGACTTCAGGATGTAGTTCACTCCCCGTTTAATACATTCTGGCGAAATTACATAAACACCAAAATATACACTAGTTTTCATAAACCAAGGACCGTcttctgtttctttctttttagtAAACTCGCTATGCATCAGTTCATGCATATTACTTCAGTAAAGCATAATGGCTTTTACACTAGAACATGTTTGTTAATTATATAACATGATCTTGGTTTTTATAGTTTGTTTCCCAGTCTTGTGTAATTCACTTCTCTGCTTGGCAGGCTGGTACTCTCACTCTCTAGCAGCCTGTGTATTATTTTGATCATCACATATTCCATCTTTAGGACGGACGAGCGCCTGGATTTGCAGTGGTCTCTGGAAGGGCACCAGCTAGGAGTGGTATCTGTGGATGTCAGTGCATCTGGTAATATTTTGGCTTCCAGCTCACTAGATGCTCACATTCGTCTCTGGGACCTTGATAGCGGCAAGCAGATCCGTTCTATCGATGCTGGACCAGGTAAACCATTAACTGAATAGAATAAGGAACTTTCATTTGGTTTTCCCCTTTCTCCTCTCTGTTCACAGTAGGTATTTTGAATGTATCATTCTTCAGAATGTATTACAATTATTTGAATATGCCTATCTTAaatctaaatgtattttttttttggggggggggggggtttgcgcTTAATCCCTTGTAGATGGAATGGGCAAACTAATATTTTTAAGTGGTCAATAATTTGAAATTGTGTTGTCTAGTTTTGTAATGCTGCATACAGGCCTTTTGGCATTTGTGTAGTACCCCAAGTCTATTACATTGAAATACCTGTAATATATTGGTGGTACAATGTTCACGGTGTAGCCACCAGGTGAGTGAATTAAAATCAATGTGTTCTTTCTGTAGTGAAGCTGATCCTTTTTCTATGGCATATTTGCACTGCATTcttatttattctgttttatcTGTAGTGGATGCGTGGTCTGTAGCCTTTTCGCCTGACTCCCAACACTTGGCAACTGGGAGCCATGTCGGGAAAGTAAACATCTTTGGCGTGGAGACTGGGAAGAAGGAATTCTCCCTGGACACTAGAGGCAAATTTATTCTCAGCATTGCATACGTAAGACTTTAAAATCAAAGGTTTTTAACTACGAATAAACAAGTGCCTTACACTGAAATATTCTGTATTAGTTCACTGGACAGTGACATGTGGTGAGCTGACACGGTAATACAAAATATTTAGCTAAGGATCACtgatctgagagtgtgtgttttggtAACACTTAGAAATTTCCTTGTCAATTCAGCATGATTAGCTAATAAACCTAGTGTTGTGTGTTCTCTTCATGTTTAACTCtgtttattttatatcttttctgTTTCACAAAAGAGTCCAGACGGCAAATATTTGGCTAGTGGAGCCATTGATGGGATCATTAATATCTTTGATATTGCAACTGGTAAACTCCTCCACACGCTGGAAGGTAAGAAGGTCCTTGCTCCAGCAGAGagaacttttttaataaaactttGAGTGGCAGATGTGCTATGCGGTGGATAAGATATTTTCAGTATTCCTTTTGAAAACAATGGACTTTCAATATTTTAATGGGCATGGCAATATCCGTTTGTCCCCTTATGTCAAACAGTTGTGACTATCATTACTTTatacgttgtgtgtgtgtgtatgtatgtatgtatgtatgtatgtatgtatatctgtgttcaGCTGTAAATTCTATCTTGGTCTGTTTTCTCTATGCAGAGTACTTTACACTAATCTAGAGGATAGTACAGTTATTTTATTCGCCAAACTTTTGATACATAATATTGTGTGGTTAGGATTTtgtggtttgggggggggggggggggggaccctttttGTCTTTTAAGAAACTATATGTGTGAGTGcattaaatgagacaattatGGATGAACAACCACAtggcaaaattaaaaaagaaactgGTTCTAAAGATACAGTATATGGTGTGA from Pelobates fuscus isolate aPelFus1 chromosome 1, aPelFus1.pri, whole genome shotgun sequence harbors:
- the SKIC8 gene encoding superkiller complex protein 8, whose amino-acid sequence is MSTQYSILFKQEQAHEDAIWSVGWGKNANDGSELVISGSLDDLVKVWKWTDERLDLQWSLEGHQLGVVSVDVSASGNILASSSLDAHIRLWDLDSGKQIRSIDAGPVDAWSVAFSPDSQHLATGSHVGKVNIFGVETGKKEFSLDTRGKFILSIAYSPDGKYLASGAIDGIINIFDIATGKLLHTLEGHAMPIRSLTFSPDSQLLVTASDDGYIKIYDVQHASLAATLSGHGSWVLNVAFSPDDSHFVSSSSDKSVKVWDVASRTCVHTFVDHQDQVWGVQYNKNGSKIVSVGDDQEIHVYDCPI